The Paenibacillus tianjinensis genome has a window encoding:
- a CDS encoding helix-turn-helix transcriptional regulator, translating into MSNQTRLQALSNFLKSRRAAITPASAGLAEGTRRRTPGLRREEVAQLAGVSNTWYTWLEQGRDIKVSPSVLECIAGALRLTKDERNYLFALALENGPGMAAFQQEEASVISPSLQKILQELTTCPTIISDRRCGIVGWNEAAAHVFLDFAQLLPEERNMIRLLFVRKEFQRLAVNWEQFVRGFLSIFRAYYGQYMEDSWYDNFIAEMKAQHPAFHALWEESRVSSAPDVVLEFRHAKAGKMLFHLTSLQVHGSTDLRCSIYTPAKDSNTEAKLEQLMKLHRYND; encoded by the coding sequence ATGTCCAATCAGACCAGACTGCAGGCCTTGTCCAATTTCCTGAAATCGCGCCGGGCAGCGATAACGCCAGCTTCTGCGGGACTCGCGGAAGGAACCCGAAGAAGGACTCCGGGACTAAGAAGAGAGGAAGTTGCACAGTTAGCCGGAGTAAGTAATACGTGGTACACCTGGCTGGAGCAAGGGAGAGATATTAAAGTCTCGCCTTCTGTGCTGGAATGTATCGCAGGTGCGCTCAGATTGACCAAGGATGAACGGAATTATCTGTTCGCTCTGGCGCTGGAGAATGGCCCAGGCATGGCCGCGTTTCAGCAGGAGGAGGCCTCTGTGATCAGTCCGTCTCTGCAGAAAATTCTGCAGGAGCTTACGACCTGCCCGACAATTATTTCGGACCGCCGCTGCGGGATTGTCGGCTGGAATGAGGCGGCGGCGCATGTCTTTCTGGATTTTGCCCAACTTCTGCCGGAAGAGCGCAATATGATCCGCCTATTGTTCGTGCGCAAGGAATTCCAGCGGCTGGCCGTGAATTGGGAGCAATTCGTCCGTGGTTTTTTGTCTATTTTCCGGGCGTATTACGGTCAGTATATGGAAGACAGCTGGTATGACAATTTTATCGCGGAAATGAAGGCTCAGCACCCTGCTTTTCATGCGCTGTGGGAGGAGAGCCGGGTCAGCAGTGCACCGGATGTGGTGCTGGAATTCCGTCATGCCAAGGCAGGGAAAATGCTGTTTCACCTTACCTCACTTCAGGTGCATGGAAGTACGGATTTACGCTGCAGCATTTATACTCCAGCCAAGGATTCCAATACGGAAGCCAAGCTGGAACAGTTAATGAAATTGCATAGGTATAACGATTGA
- a CDS encoding citrate synthase/methylcitrate synthase: protein MAKVTGLEGVVAGETDIGLVDGEKGHLVYRGYWAKELAVSRSYEEVAYLLWNGHLPDSEELEKLKQDMAGARIIPDYLRGMIDLLPPSVPMMLVLQSAVAALGEPVNATWPPTLPQALRLTSVLPTIIAYRYRKLNNLPVIEPLAELGHAANYLYMLKGQIPEEAHVRALSAYLILCMEHGMNASTFASRVVLSTESDMCAAVCGAIGAMKGPLHGGAPSEVIAMLEDIGTMDRAEPWIRAVLDNRGKIMGFGHRIYKTKDPRAEALMIATVEMNGKDPSFDLAIHVEHTAIRLLEEYKPGRRLFTNVEFYAAAILRALQLDPEIFTPTFTAGRIVGWTSHILEQAANNRIFRPQSVYTGPMPDLEA, encoded by the coding sequence ATGGCAAAGGTTACCGGATTAGAAGGCGTAGTTGCAGGAGAAACAGATATTGGATTAGTGGATGGCGAGAAGGGGCATCTGGTCTACCGGGGGTACTGGGCGAAAGAGCTTGCAGTCAGCAGAAGTTATGAGGAAGTGGCTTATTTGCTGTGGAACGGGCATTTGCCGGATTCCGAAGAATTGGAGAAACTTAAGCAGGATATGGCTGGAGCGAGAATAATCCCGGATTATTTGCGCGGAATGATAGATTTGCTACCTCCATCCGTTCCTATGATGCTGGTACTGCAAAGCGCTGTAGCAGCCTTAGGTGAACCGGTGAATGCGACCTGGCCGCCGACACTTCCCCAAGCGCTCCGGTTAACCTCGGTGTTGCCGACAATCATTGCTTACAGATACCGCAAATTGAATAACCTGCCGGTTATTGAGCCGCTTGCTGAGCTGGGTCATGCCGCGAATTATTTGTATATGCTGAAAGGGCAAATACCTGAAGAAGCCCATGTACGGGCACTAAGCGCCTATCTAATTCTTTGCATGGAACATGGTATGAATGCTTCGACTTTTGCATCCCGGGTTGTCCTCTCCACAGAGTCAGATATGTGTGCGGCTGTGTGCGGGGCTATCGGAGCGATGAAGGGCCCGCTGCATGGCGGAGCACCTTCGGAAGTCATTGCTATGCTTGAGGACATTGGAACCATGGACCGGGCTGAGCCGTGGATCCGCGCGGTACTTGATAACAGAGGCAAGATTATGGGCTTTGGACACCGGATATATAAAACAAAGGATCCGCGCGCTGAAGCGCTGATGATTGCGACCGTAGAGATGAACGGTAAAGACCCGTCTTTTGATTTGGCCATTCATGTAGAGCATACCGCTATCCGCCTGCTCGAGGAATACAAACCGGGCCGCCGCTTATTCACCAATGTAGAGTTTTACGCTGCGGCAATTCTGCGTGCTTTGCAGCTTGACCCGGAGATCTTCACTCCAACCTTTACGGCTGGAAGAATTGTCGGCTGGACTTCGCACATTCTTGAGCAGGCGGCGAACAACAGAATATTCCGACCTCAATCCGTATACACAGGGCCGATGCCTGATCTCGAAGCTTAA
- a CDS encoding MFS transporter, whose protein sequence is MNTSILLRSFNFLYFALLAMFIPFLPVYLDDQGLTPAQIGLVIGTGGFITIIAQPLWGMISDRTKTIRKVLLLLLLCSAITGYFLYDSSSYIQLVLLAMLLYFFLMPIDPLTESLNFRIAEASGISYGSIRTYGALGYGIMALLTGYVMYYLGARGLGLLFAGCCLLAFLVSWKMPDAPVSGKPVTLNSLRHFFSNKETLLFLLLVFIISVPARMNDTFLGVTLLDLGGSAALIGQSFFLAAISEILVFALSFWWLRQGKELIIISFAGACYFVRFFLSAWITDPHLLAYLQVMQLFTFPVFYSAAIQYLYHIVPEEWRATGQTVLALLFFGVSGILASYAGGALYGSFGGRSFYLYVSAMSFAGTVFGLALYRTYGNRSKGKEPKVSS, encoded by the coding sequence ATGAACACATCCATTCTGCTCCGAAGCTTTAACTTTCTGTATTTTGCCTTACTGGCCATGTTTATCCCCTTTCTGCCGGTCTATTTAGATGACCAGGGCCTGACCCCGGCGCAGATTGGACTGGTCATCGGGACAGGCGGGTTCATCACTATTATCGCCCAGCCTTTATGGGGGATGATCAGTGACCGGACAAAGACGATCCGCAAAGTACTTCTTCTGCTATTACTATGTTCAGCTATCACCGGCTACTTCCTGTATGACTCCAGCAGCTATATACAGCTTGTTCTGCTCGCGATGCTGCTCTATTTCTTTCTAATGCCGATCGATCCGTTGACAGAGAGCCTCAATTTCCGGATTGCTGAGGCTAGTGGCATCAGCTATGGCTCTATCCGAACTTATGGAGCACTTGGATATGGCATCATGGCTCTGCTTACCGGCTATGTAATGTATTATTTGGGGGCGCGCGGTTTAGGCCTGCTGTTTGCCGGCTGCTGTCTGCTAGCCTTTCTAGTCAGCTGGAAGATGCCAGATGCGCCGGTATCGGGAAAACCGGTCACGCTGAACAGCCTCAGGCATTTTTTCAGCAATAAGGAGACCCTGCTGTTCCTGCTGCTGGTGTTCATTATCTCTGTGCCGGCAAGAATGAACGATACCTTTTTAGGGGTGACCCTACTCGATCTTGGCGGCAGTGCAGCACTAATAGGCCAGTCTTTTTTTCTGGCGGCAATCAGCGAAATTCTGGTCTTCGCTCTGAGCTTCTGGTGGCTTCGTCAAGGTAAGGAACTGATCATTATCAGCTTTGCGGGTGCATGTTATTTTGTCCGCTTCTTTCTCTCCGCCTGGATCACAGACCCGCACCTGCTGGCATACCTTCAGGTTATGCAGCTCTTCACTTTCCCTGTCTTCTACTCGGCGGCCATCCAGTATTTGTACCACATTGTGCCGGAAGAATGGCGGGCAACAGGTCAAACGGTGCTGGCTCTTCTGTTCTTCGGAGTGTCAGGAATTCTGGCTTCCTATGCGGGAGGGGCGCTGTATGGTTCCTTCGGAGGAAGAAGCTTTTATCTGTACGTGTCAGCGATGTCATTTGCCGGAACAGTCTTCGGACTGGCCCTGTACCGGACTTATGGTAATCGTTCTAAGGGAAAAGAACCGAAGGTCTCTTCATAG
- a CDS encoding exodeoxyribonuclease III translates to MKLVSWNVNGLRACVGKGFNEYFKESAADIFCVQETKLQEGQIVLEQGEEYYQYWNYAQKKGYSGTAVFTRIKPISVRYGLEEDSEPEGRTITLEFDSFYLVNVYTPNAKRDLTRLDYRMEWEDRFRTYLLELDKRKPVIVCGDLNVAHADIDLKNAKSNRGNSGFTDEERGRMTILLESGFIDTFRYFYPDTEGAYTWWSYMPKIRERNVGWRIDYFLASSRLAPQLIDAAIDCNVLGSDHCPVVLTMKGLEA, encoded by the coding sequence ATCAAACTGGTGTCCTGGAATGTAAATGGTCTTCGAGCCTGTGTGGGCAAGGGTTTTAACGAGTACTTCAAAGAAAGTGCTGCAGATATCTTTTGTGTGCAGGAAACGAAGCTGCAGGAAGGCCAAATTGTCTTGGAGCAGGGCGAAGAGTATTACCAGTATTGGAATTATGCCCAGAAGAAAGGCTACTCCGGAACAGCCGTGTTTACGAGAATCAAGCCCATCTCTGTAAGATATGGTCTGGAAGAAGATTCCGAACCTGAGGGCCGGACGATCACTTTGGAATTTGACAGCTTCTATCTCGTAAATGTCTATACTCCGAATGCCAAAAGGGATCTGACACGGCTGGATTACAGAATGGAATGGGAGGACCGTTTCCGTACCTATCTGCTGGAGCTGGATAAACGCAAACCGGTCATCGTTTGCGGCGACCTTAATGTTGCCCACGCCGATATTGATCTGAAGAATGCCAAGTCTAACCGGGGGAACTCAGGCTTCACCGATGAAGAGCGTGGACGGATGACTATCCTGCTGGAATCGGGTTTTATCGATACCTTCCGCTATTTTTATCCGGATACAGAAGGAGCTTATACCTGGTGGTCCTATATGCCAAAAATTAGAGAGCGGAATGTCGGCTGGCGGATCGACTATTTCCTGGCCTCTTCACGGCTTGCGCCACAGCTGATAGATGCAGCCATAGATTGCAATGTACTGGGAAGTGACCATTGTCCGGTAGTGCTCACAATGAAGGGTCTGGAAGCTTAA
- a CDS encoding serine hydrolase domain-containing protein: protein MNITGTLSPLPRSLPEEQGIRSTAVSAFLDRIKNLNIELHSLMLLRHGHVVAEGWWSPYRPELPHMLFSLSKSFTATAIGLAVSEQLLSLEDKVVSFFPDESPAEPGDNLSQMNISHLLMMGTGHTMDTMTDMLQSHEGNWVRAFLQLPVEEVPGTYFLYNTGATYMLSAILQKVTNQTLLEYLGPRLFTPLGIKDPTWESCPRGINIGGYGLNLTTEDIAKFGQLYLQQGQWNNRQILSREWVAAASSKQIANGDGSPDSGEWSQGYGYQFWNCRHGAFRADGAFCQLCIVMPEQDAVVVITSGTNDTQQVMDAVWELLLPAMKSAPLLQEEPSAVADLAAQLSTLQIEPPRCIQSSSLESSMSAQVYKLEANELDIDTLEVSFSGDEAVLTIQEKSGRQSLVFGREKWTANTANIIPNPSGANAIMASFTWAAEDKLQMTMQLVETPFCITEEITVKEKSIQLTHSFNVTMGPNEPVTLAGYLIE, encoded by the coding sequence ATGAACATTACCGGAACTTTATCTCCATTGCCAAGAAGTCTTCCCGAGGAACAAGGTATCCGCTCAACCGCTGTATCTGCATTTCTGGACCGGATTAAGAACCTGAACATCGAGCTGCATAGCCTGATGTTACTAAGGCATGGCCATGTTGTTGCAGAAGGCTGGTGGTCTCCGTACAGACCTGAACTTCCTCACATGCTGTTTTCACTCAGCAAAAGCTTCACCGCTACGGCCATCGGACTGGCAGTTTCAGAACAGCTCTTATCTCTGGAAGATAAGGTGGTTTCCTTTTTTCCTGACGAATCCCCCGCAGAGCCTGGTGATAACCTGTCACAGATGAACATCAGCCATTTGCTGATGATGGGTACCGGCCACACCATGGATACAATGACCGACATGCTGCAGTCCCATGAAGGCAATTGGGTCAGAGCCTTTCTTCAGCTTCCGGTTGAGGAGGTACCCGGTACATATTTCCTCTATAATACCGGAGCTACCTATATGCTCTCTGCCATTCTGCAAAAGGTAACCAACCAGACACTCTTGGAGTATCTCGGTCCAAGGCTGTTCACTCCGCTGGGCATTAAGGATCCTACCTGGGAAAGCTGTCCGCGCGGGATCAATATCGGAGGGTACGGGTTAAATCTCACTACAGAAGATATCGCTAAATTCGGGCAGCTGTACTTACAGCAGGGACAGTGGAATAATCGGCAGATTCTCTCCAGGGAATGGGTCGCTGCTGCAAGCTCCAAGCAAATTGCGAATGGTGATGGGAGCCCGGACAGCGGAGAATGGTCACAAGGATACGGGTATCAGTTCTGGAATTGCCGGCATGGTGCCTTCCGTGCAGACGGCGCCTTTTGCCAGCTCTGTATCGTTATGCCGGAACAGGATGCAGTTGTAGTGATTACGAGCGGTACGAATGATACGCAGCAGGTGATGGATGCTGTCTGGGAGCTTCTGCTTCCGGCTATGAAATCTGCCCCCTTACTTCAAGAGGAGCCTTCTGCAGTCGCAGACTTGGCTGCTCAGCTCAGTACACTGCAGATTGAACCGCCTCGATGTATCCAGTCTTCAAGCCTGGAAAGCTCCATGAGCGCTCAAGTCTATAAACTGGAAGCTAATGAGCTGGACATCGACACACTTGAAGTTTCCTTTAGCGGGGATGAAGCAGTCCTGACTATTCAAGAAAAGTCAGGTCGGCAGAGTCTAGTTTTTGGACGGGAAAAGTGGACAGCAAACACCGCAAATATTATTCCAAACCCTTCGGGGGCCAATGCCATCATGGCCAGTTTCACCTGGGCGGCAGAGGACAAACTTCAAATGACGATGCAGCTTGTGGAAACGCCTTTTTGCATCACAGAAGAAATAACCGTGAAAGAGAAATCGATCCAACTCACCCATTCCTTCAATGTGACAATGGGCCCCAACGAACCGGTTACATTAGCAGGCTATCTCATAGAGTAA
- a CDS encoding amidase family protein, which yields MNQFKTNLNTKDGSLDWQEWIIEADIAAMQDEMNKGSLTAEQLVSLYLDRINRYDSVINSVLELNPDALDIARQLDKERVLSGVRSSLHGIPLLIKDNIDTADKLYTSAGSIALAESTAAKDAAVISRLRAAGAIILGKANMTEWANFMAPGMWAGYSSRGGLVLNPYGPGELFVGGSSSGSAASVAANLIAAAVGTETSGSIIGPASQNCIVGIKPTAGLVSMAGIIPGIGSQDTAGPLARTVSDAAVLLGAMTGLDEVDTQVSGTAREGRIADYTVFLDAAYIQGVRIGIPRAIYQELDEEVLAIMAEAIKLLEQQGAVIVDPIELPCLNSEWSPVMLQYEFKRGLNQYLAGLAESIPVHSLSELIAYNKLHSEKALKYGQGTLEWLEQSGEGITEEMYLEQLRLSRGQARDHGIDYAIKEYRLDALMFPGFHGTDLAARAGYPLITVPAGFAANGIVTPGGYLTKGPHGVTFSGTAFCEPTLISIAYGFEQASKRRFPPRLSK from the coding sequence GTGAACCAATTTAAGACTAACTTAAACACTAAGGACGGCAGCCTGGATTGGCAGGAATGGATTATTGAAGCAGATATCGCTGCCATGCAGGATGAAATGAACAAAGGCTCGTTAACTGCTGAACAACTGGTGAGTCTTTATCTGGACAGGATCAACAGGTATGATTCTGTCATTAACTCCGTGCTGGAGCTCAATCCCGATGCACTGGATATTGCCCGCCAGCTTGATAAAGAGCGGGTACTATCGGGAGTCCGCAGCAGCCTGCACGGCATTCCGCTGCTAATCAAGGACAATATAGACACAGCAGATAAACTGTACACTAGTGCAGGGTCTATAGCGTTGGCAGAGTCAACGGCAGCTAAGGACGCTGCGGTCATCAGCCGGCTGCGCGCAGCAGGTGCCATTATTCTCGGGAAAGCCAATATGACAGAATGGGCTAATTTTATGGCTCCCGGGATGTGGGCCGGGTACAGTTCACGCGGCGGGCTCGTCCTCAACCCATACGGACCAGGTGAGCTGTTTGTAGGGGGTTCAAGCTCCGGAAGTGCGGCTTCCGTTGCTGCTAATCTCATTGCCGCGGCTGTAGGGACGGAAACTTCCGGCTCGATTATCGGTCCGGCCAGCCAGAACTGTATCGTAGGGATTAAACCAACCGCGGGACTTGTCAGCATGGCTGGAATCATTCCCGGCATCGGCAGCCAGGATACCGCAGGACCACTGGCCAGGACAGTCTCTGATGCAGCGGTCCTGCTGGGAGCGATGACCGGACTGGATGAAGTAGACACTCAAGTGTCCGGAACAGCCCGGGAGGGAAGAATAGCAGATTACACGGTTTTTTTGGATGCAGCGTATATACAAGGGGTACGGATCGGTATCCCTAGGGCTATCTATCAGGAGCTCGATGAAGAGGTTTTGGCTATTATGGCAGAAGCGATTAAGCTTCTTGAACAACAAGGCGCTGTGATTGTTGATCCCATTGAGCTTCCCTGTCTTAACAGTGAATGGAGCCCGGTCATGCTGCAATATGAGTTTAAAAGAGGCCTGAATCAATATCTGGCCGGACTTGCCGAGTCCATACCCGTACATAGTTTAAGCGAGCTTATCGCCTATAATAAACTCCATAGTGAAAAAGCTCTGAAATACGGGCAAGGCACGCTAGAATGGCTGGAACAGTCCGGAGAAGGTATAACGGAAGAAATGTACCTTGAACAGCTTCGCCTATCCCGCGGTCAGGCACGTGATCATGGAATAGATTACGCCATAAAGGAATACCGGCTGGATGCCCTGATGTTCCCCGGATTTCACGGAACAGATCTGGCTGCCAGAGCAGGCTATCCGCTCATCACAGTTCCTGCTGGCTTTGCAGCCAATGGAATCGTTACACCAGGAGGATATCTTACCAAAGGCCCCCATGGCGTCACCTTCTCCGGCACGGCCTTTTGTGAGCCGACGTTGATCTCGATCGCATATGGATTTGAACAGGCGTCAAAGCGGCGCTTCCCGCCCCGCCTGTCTAAATAA
- a CDS encoding VanZ family protein, translating into MFTSYLFPISYAFMSFPVAAMLFTLPFLIVQYRRHGYIHKLRALALYLLLLYLLNAFYLIMLPFPSSRHNLPLSGSSIQVVPLQFIGEILQSSSLSVDQPSTYLTVLRNPAFFQALFNVLLTVPFGIFLGYYFRTRWVVCILLSFMLSLSFEITQITGVYGFFDNPYRIFDVNDLITNTLGGIAGFRIALRISGLLPRIEQLDSRTNLSTKRVTYTRRGIAFMLDTCVWLTAAGILSLFPVPYPLWIVIGVYFLLIPCWTRGQTFGKWIVRIRVEGCSSSLRPWMIFLRYGLLYGVTLGMNILLFNSAWVNTLSPDISGPTRGIVLLADLLFLIHLIISMFKKEPLFYERLSRTRNIITWPEKQQQADTVELSLSLTGKGESIR; encoded by the coding sequence ATGTTTACTTCGTATCTGTTTCCGATCTCCTATGCCTTTATGTCTTTTCCGGTCGCGGCAATGCTCTTTACATTGCCCTTCCTGATCGTCCAATACCGGCGGCACGGCTATATCCACAAGCTTCGGGCGTTAGCGCTTTATCTGCTGCTGCTCTATTTGCTGAATGCCTTTTATCTGATTATGCTGCCCTTTCCTTCGTCCAGGCACAATTTGCCTTTATCAGGAAGCAGTATTCAGGTTGTGCCGCTGCAATTTATCGGAGAAATTCTGCAGAGCAGCAGTTTATCGGTTGACCAGCCGTCCACCTATTTGACGGTTTTGCGCAACCCCGCCTTTTTTCAAGCCTTATTCAATGTCCTTTTGACCGTTCCTTTCGGCATATTCCTGGGCTACTATTTCCGCACCCGCTGGGTAGTGTGTATTCTGCTCTCCTTTATGCTTTCATTATCGTTTGAAATAACGCAAATCACCGGCGTATACGGTTTCTTTGATAATCCGTACCGGATTTTTGATGTCAATGACCTGATTACCAATACACTTGGCGGAATTGCCGGATTCAGAATTGCACTCCGGATTTCGGGACTGCTGCCCCGGATCGAACAACTGGACAGCAGGACGAATCTTAGTACAAAACGTGTCACCTATACCCGCAGGGGCATCGCTTTTATGCTGGACACCTGTGTATGGCTGACCGCTGCCGGTATACTAAGCCTGTTCCCGGTTCCCTACCCTTTATGGATCGTAATTGGGGTATACTTCCTGCTGATTCCTTGCTGGACTCGGGGACAGACCTTTGGGAAATGGATTGTACGTATCCGGGTAGAGGGCTGCAGCAGCAGCCTCCGGCCATGGATGATTTTCCTAAGATACGGTCTGCTCTACGGAGTTACGCTCGGCATGAATATTCTGCTGTTTAATTCGGCATGGGTAAACACCCTTAGTCCGGATATATCCGGTCCGACCCGTGGGATAGTGCTGCTGGCAGATCTGCTGTTCCTCATTCATCTAATTATCAGTATGTTTAAGAAGGAGCCGCTGTTCTACGAACGATTAAGCCGGACCCGGAATATCATTACCTGGCCTGAGAAACAGCAGCAGGCAGACACAGTAGAGTTGTCGTTATCCCTTACAGGAAAAGGAGAATCGATCAGGTGA
- a CDS encoding aminopeptidase: protein MIKDFELMLEKYADLVVKVGVNVQPGQVLMIHSPLETAELTRLIVGKAYEAGAKYVMVDWDDEAVTRIRYEKAPEDSFGYYPQWHADMLEGFAEEGGAILHIKVPDPELFRGIDSAKVSTAVKAAAIARKKYQNYTRSNKISWSLIKAPTRAWADKVFADLPQEDRIDAMWEAVFQMNRVGAEDPVAAWREHIAQLKQSQDRMNAKRYKGLHYRAPGTDLHVELPEGHLWRGGGGENGSGVYFVANMPTEEIYTMPLRTGVNGTVTSTLPLNLNGRLVDGITFTFTDGKVTAYDAVSGREHLTSLLETDEGASYLGEVALVQHDSPISRLNRVFYNTGIDENASCHFALGSAYPVNIEGGVGLSNEELLERGANVSLTHVDFMIGSAELDIDGELADGTIEPVFRKGNWVL from the coding sequence ATGATCAAGGATTTTGAGTTGATGCTCGAGAAGTATGCGGATCTGGTAGTAAAGGTTGGAGTGAATGTGCAACCAGGGCAAGTGCTGATGATTCATTCGCCTTTGGAAACGGCCGAGCTTACGCGCCTGATCGTAGGAAAAGCCTATGAAGCCGGTGCAAAATATGTAATGGTGGACTGGGATGACGAGGCGGTTACGCGTATCCGTTACGAGAAGGCGCCAGAGGATTCTTTCGGTTATTACCCGCAGTGGCATGCCGACATGCTCGAAGGGTTCGCCGAAGAGGGCGGAGCCATTTTACATATTAAAGTACCTGATCCTGAGCTATTCCGCGGGATTGATTCCGCTAAGGTCTCCACAGCCGTCAAAGCAGCAGCCATAGCCCGCAAGAAATACCAGAATTATACGCGCAGCAATAAAATTAGCTGGTCGCTGATTAAAGCGCCGACACGTGCCTGGGCGGATAAAGTATTTGCGGATCTTCCTCAGGAAGATCGTATTGATGCGATGTGGGAAGCTGTTTTCCAGATGAACCGTGTAGGAGCTGAGGACCCGGTAGCTGCGTGGCGTGAGCATATTGCCCAGCTGAAGCAGAGCCAGGACCGGATGAATGCCAAGCGGTACAAAGGTCTGCATTACCGTGCACCAGGCACGGACCTGCATGTGGAACTGCCAGAGGGCCATCTTTGGCGCGGCGGCGGCGGCGAGAATGGCAGTGGTGTGTATTTTGTAGCGAACATGCCTACAGAGGAAATTTATACTATGCCGCTGCGGACTGGGGTTAACGGCACTGTAACTAGCACACTTCCGCTGAATCTGAATGGCCGCCTTGTAGACGGGATTACGTTTACCTTTACTGATGGCAAGGTTACTGCCTATGATGCTGTTTCCGGACGTGAGCATCTGACCTCTCTGCTGGAGACCGATGAAGGAGCGTCTTATCTGGGTGAAGTGGCTTTAGTACAGCATGATTCACCCATTTCAAGACTGAACAGAGTGTTCTATAACACCGGTATTGATGAAAATGCCTCCTGCCATTTTGCGCTTGGCAGCGCGTATCCGGTAAATATTGAGGGCGGTGTAGGTTTAAGCAATGAAGAACTGCTGGAACGCGGCGCGAACGTCAGCCTGACCCATGTTGATTTCATGATCGGCTCAGCTGAGCTGGATATCGACGGTGAGCTGGCTGATGGAACCATCGAGCCTGTGTTCCGCAAAGGGAACTGGGTGCTGTAA
- a CDS encoding sigma-70 family RNA polymerase sigma factor: MTMSGVEMKRLTESSSNAEMQLYESVMEHSDQLYQIAYSYLGNRADALEALQETTCRAWIKRKTLKEPRAFKAWIIRILIYVCIDEQRRRKRSVPTPDEYMHESITETDTGRIEMLWALEQVKPKYRHVLLLKYYNDMTLGDIAELLNKPEGTIKTWQHKGLKQLRGIMKDRGDWND; the protein is encoded by the coding sequence ATGACGATGTCGGGCGTGGAGATGAAAAGATTAACAGAGTCTTCATCCAATGCTGAGATGCAGTTGTATGAATCCGTAATGGAGCATAGTGATCAGCTCTATCAGATTGCCTACAGCTATTTGGGCAACCGGGCCGATGCGCTGGAAGCATTGCAGGAGACAACCTGCCGGGCATGGATCAAGCGGAAGACACTCAAGGAACCCAGGGCCTTTAAAGCCTGGATCATCCGGATTCTGATCTATGTCTGTATCGATGAGCAGCGGAGAAGGAAACGAAGTGTGCCTACACCTGACGAGTATATGCATGAATCCATTACTGAGACTGATACCGGCCGGATAGAAATGCTCTGGGCTCTCGAACAGGTTAAGCCGAAATACCGCCATGTACTGCTGCTCAAATATTATAATGATATGACGCTGGGGGACATTGCTGAATTGTTGAATAAGCCTGAGGGGACCATCAAAACCTGGCAGCACAAAGGATTGAAGCAATTAAGAGGCATTATGAAGGATCGGGGGGATTGGAATGATTAA